In Sphingomonas phyllosphaerae, one DNA window encodes the following:
- a CDS encoding M1 family metallopeptidase, which produces MDTPVPPIGGGLPSLYGAFARGINLLLALALPAPLAAAQLPGKGEPPISEQTQLSGGVRPNGQADLGLKSADLVFAPDPVTRRMVARATLVVTAKRDVAAITLDLDSNYQVRSVTADGKPVRAARPDGRIVVPRALARGKQVTIAIAYDGTPHVAVNAPWDDGMVWSQTPDGQPWIASTTEGYGCDLLWPCLDFPTGEPEVATLHITAPKGLKAPSNGRLLGVDTLPDGRSVWHWRARQPNTYAIAINIGPYEVIEGSYKSRYGNTIPLYYWHLPGEGAQAKTLFDEFAPTLDFFESVIGPYPFGDEKLGVVETPHKGMEHQTINAYGNGYAKAPEGFDWLFHHEFSHEWFANQLTAANWDDYWLHEGFGSYMQPLYGQWREGDARYAVMLEVQRNQIVNRAPIVRDRVLTEEEVYEPSKGGAGTDIYYKGSWTLHTLRWLIGDRAFFDAVRRMVYGRRDPTPGNFAPRYGSTREFETIVREESGRDLSWFFDTYLRDRALPELVTTRDGDTLRLAWRTERARVFAMPVELTVDGAARRVAMPGGTATVAVPAGAHVVIDPAARILRRSVAVEEYQSWRQQQQKSR; this is translated from the coding sequence ATGGATACTCCGGTGCCGCCGATCGGGGGCGGCCTACCTTCTTTATATGGTGCGTTCGCGCGCGGCATCAATCTTCTGCTCGCGCTGGCCCTGCCCGCCCCGCTCGCCGCCGCGCAACTGCCCGGCAAGGGCGAGCCGCCGATCAGCGAGCAGACGCAGCTTTCGGGCGGGGTGCGGCCCAATGGACAGGCCGACCTAGGGCTTAAGTCCGCCGATCTCGTGTTCGCCCCCGATCCGGTCACGCGGCGGATGGTCGCGCGCGCGACGCTGGTCGTCACGGCGAAGCGCGATGTGGCGGCGATCACGCTCGATCTCGATTCGAACTATCAGGTGCGATCGGTGACGGCCGACGGCAAGCCGGTACGCGCGGCGCGGCCGGACGGGCGGATCGTCGTGCCGCGCGCGCTGGCACGGGGAAAGCAGGTGACGATCGCGATCGCCTATGACGGCACCCCGCACGTCGCGGTCAACGCGCCGTGGGACGACGGGATGGTGTGGTCGCAGACGCCCGATGGTCAGCCGTGGATCGCGAGCACGACCGAGGGCTATGGCTGCGACCTGCTGTGGCCGTGCCTCGACTTCCCGACCGGCGAGCCGGAGGTGGCGACGCTCCACATCACCGCGCCCAAGGGGCTGAAGGCGCCATCGAACGGGCGGTTGCTGGGCGTGGACACGTTGCCCGACGGGCGCAGCGTCTGGCACTGGCGCGCCCGCCAGCCCAACACCTACGCCATCGCGATCAATATCGGGCCCTATGAGGTGATCGAGGGCAGCTACAAGAGCCGCTACGGTAACACGATCCCGCTCTATTACTGGCATCTGCCCGGCGAGGGCGCGCAGGCGAAGACGCTGTTCGACGAATTCGCGCCGACGCTCGACTTCTTCGAAAGCGTCATCGGCCCCTATCCGTTCGGCGACGAGAAGCTGGGCGTGGTCGAGACGCCGCACAAGGGCATGGAGCACCAGACGATCAACGCTTACGGCAATGGCTATGCCAAGGCGCCGGAAGGATTCGACTGGCTGTTCCATCACGAATTCAGCCATGAATGGTTCGCCAACCAGCTGACTGCCGCCAATTGGGACGATTACTGGCTGCACGAGGGGTTCGGCAGCTACATGCAGCCGCTCTACGGCCAGTGGCGCGAGGGCGACGCGCGTTACGCGGTGATGCTGGAGGTGCAGCGCAACCAGATCGTCAACCGCGCCCCGATCGTCCGCGACCGCGTGCTGACCGAGGAAGAGGTCTACGAGCCGAGCAAGGGCGGTGCGGGCACCGACATCTATTACAAGGGATCGTGGACGCTCCACACCTTGCGCTGGCTGATCGGCGACCGGGCGTTCTTCGATGCGGTGCGGCGGATGGTCTATGGGCGGCGCGATCCGACGCCGGGCAATTTCGCGCCACGCTACGGCTCGACCCGCGAGTTCGAGACGATCGTGCGCGAGGAAAGCGGGCGCGATTTGTCGTGGTTCTTCGACACCTATCTGCGCGATCGCGCGTTGCCGGAGCTGGTGACGACGCGGGACGGCGATACGCTGCGGCTCGCCTGGCGAACGGAGCGCGCGCGCGTGTTCGCGATGCCGGTCGAGCTGACCGTCGATGGCGCGGCGCGGCGTGTCGCGATGCCCGGCGGCACGGCGACGGTCGCGGTGCCCGCCGGGGCGCATGTGGTGATCGATCCGGCGGCGCGCATCCTGCGCCGCTCGGTCGCGGTGGAGGAATATCAGTCATGGCGACAGCAGCAGCAAAAGTCCCGCTGA